Proteins co-encoded in one Zonotrichia albicollis isolate bZonAlb1 chromosome 30, bZonAlb1.hap1, whole genome shotgun sequence genomic window:
- the LOC141725570 gene encoding scale keratin-like → MSCYDLYPSAACGALRPQPLADSGNEPCVRQCPDSTTVIQPPAVVVTFPGPILSSFPQDSVVGSAGAPVLAASGTSLGYGGYGSLGYGGLYGYGGYGSLGYGGLYGYGGYGSLGYGGLWGYGGLGSCGGYRGLYGSGRLFGSGYCSPYSSWYGRYGRGYWGSC, encoded by the coding sequence ATGTCCTGCTACGACCTGTACCCCTCCGCTGCCTGCGGCGCCCTccggccccagcccctggctgacAGCGGGAACGAGCCGTGCGTCCGCCAGTGCCCCGACTCCACCACCGTGATCCAGCCTCCCGCCGTGGTGGTCACCTTCCCCGgccccatcctcagctccttcccgCAGGATTCCGTGGTGGGATCTGCTGGAGCTCCCGTCCTCGCCGCCTCTGGCACCTCCCTGGGCTATGGGGGTTATGGATCCCTGGGCTATGGGGGTCTCTATGGATATGGGGGTTACGGCTCTCTGGGCTATGGGGGTCTGTATGGATATGGGGGTTATGGATCCCTGGGCTATGGGGGTCTGTGGGGCTATGGGGGTCTGGGGTCCTGTGGGGGCTACCGGGGTCTGTATGGCTCTGGCAGACTCTTTGGCTCTGGCTATTGCAGCCCCTACTCCTCCTGGTACGGCCGCTACGGTCGCGGCTACTGGGGCTCCTGCTAA
- the LOC141725573 gene encoding scale keratin-like — protein MSCYDLYPSAACGALRPQPLADSGNEPCVRQCPDSTTVIQPPAVVVTFPGPILSSFPQDSVVGSAGAPVLAASGTSLGYGGYGSLGYGGLYGYGGYGSLGYGGLYGYGGYGSLGYGGLWGYGGLGSCGGYRGLYGSGRLFGSGYCSPYSSWYGRYGRGYWGSC, from the coding sequence ATGTCCTGCTACGACCTGTACCCCTCCGCTGCCTGCGGCGCCCTccggccccagcccctggctgacAGCGGGAACGAGCCGTGCGTCCGCCAGTGCCCCGACTCCACCACCGTGATCCAGCCTCCCGCCGTGGTGGTCACCTTCCCCGgccccatcctcagctccttcccgCAGGATTCCGTGGTGGGATCTGCTGGAGCTCCCGTCCTCGCCGCCTCTGGCACCTCCCTGGGCTATGGGGGTTATGGATCCCTGGGCTATGGGGGTCTCTATGGATATGGGGGTTATGGATCCCTGGGCTATGGGGGTCTGTATGGATATGGGGGTTATGGATCCCTGGGCTATGGGGGTCTGTGGGGCTATGGGGGTCTGGGGTCCTGTGGGGGCTACCGGGGTCTGTATGGCTCTGGCAGACTCTTTGGCTCTGGCTATTGCAGCCCCTACTCCTCCTGGTACGGCCGCTACGGCCGTGGCTACTGGGGCTCCTGCTAA
- the LOC141725618 gene encoding scale keratin-like, giving the protein MSCYDLCPTMGGISCPQPVANSCNEPCVRQCPDSTALIQPPPVVVTFPGPILSSFPQQAVVGSAGAPVFGGSQGFGSLYSSAAFPGYGARSGYGISALAGGSCGPSTSRRFSRLFRGSCGPC; this is encoded by the coding sequence ATGTCCTGCTACGACCTCTGCCCCACCATGGGCGGCatctcctgcccacagcccgtGGCCAACAGCTGCAACGAGCCGTGCGTCCGGCAGTGTCCGGACTCCACCGCCCTCATCCAGCCTCCCCCGGTGGTGGTCACCTTCCCCGgccccatcctcagctccttccctcagcAGGCCGTGGTGGGATCTGCTGGAGCCCCGGTTTTTGGTGGCTCCCAGGGTTTTGGGAGTCTGTACAGCTCCGCGGCTTTCCCAGGATACGGCGCTCGCTCTGGATACGGGATCTCAGCGCTGGCCGGCGGCTCCTGCGGCCCATCCACGTCACGCCGCTTCAGCCGCCTCTTCCGCGGCTCCTGTGGGCCCTGCTGA
- the LOC102062742 gene encoding scale keratin-like gives MFSYRQSSSSRCLTPCGISCPQPCADTWNQPCVTSCGDSRAVIHPPPVVITFPGPILSSCPQESIVGSSAPSNFLGSGNFLGSGGSYGSYNYGRSYSSYGSSGSCRPC, from the coding sequence ATGTTTTCCTACAGACAGAGCTCCAGCTCCCGCTGCCTGACCCCCTGTggcatctcctgcccccagccctgtgctgacaCCTGGAACCAGccctgtgtcacctcctgtgGGGACTCCAGGGCTGTCATCCACCCTCCGCCCGTGGTCATCACCTTCCCGgggcccatcctcagctcctgcccCCAGGAGAGCATCGTGGGCTCCTCAGCACCCTCAAACTTCCTGGGATCTGGAAACTTCCTGGGATCCGGGGGTTCCTATGGCTCCTACAATTACGGGAGGTCCTACTCTTCATACGGATCCTCTGGCAGCTGCAGACCCTGCTGA